CGCTGCTCGGCCGGGGCGGCGCGCATGTGCTCAAGATTCTCGAGCAACACCGGGTCGTACAGGTCGAGCGCGAGCGGCTGCGGGCAATGCGCCAGCTCGGGGTGCGCCGCCAGCACGAAGCCATTCGCCACCACCACATCGGCCGCGCCGAGCCAGGTGGCCAGCGACGCGGCATTACCCCAGGCGTACTCACCGCAGGCAAACGCCGAGTCGGCCAGGTCGATCGGCCGGGGCGCCACCAGCGTGACAGCGCCAGACGGCGCGAGCGCGCGGGCCAGATGCCAGGCACGGATGCCAGGCCCGGCCATATGGCTGCCGACTACGTCGTGGCTGATGATCAGAATGCGCGGCATAGCTTCTCGTGTGTGGTGTGGCGCTCGCCAGGGGCGAATGGTACTCGCGATCGGCGCCTTCGTCAAGGCAGGCTGGGCGGGGCGCTGCGCCCCCGTGCCCCTGCTGAGGCTTTCCGGGGCGCTTCGCCCCCGGCCCCCCGATTAGGGGAACCCAGCCGGTTCCCCTAATACCCCTCCGGCAAGGGAGGCCATCTCAGCCCACTGTGTAGCGACTCATGCCCTGTGCAGGCGATTCAGGCGCTGTGTATGACGGCACGCGTATGACGGCACATGTCGTATCGCCAACAAACGCTCGGGCTGCCCAAAGGCATGCGCGCAGGACTGTGCGCATACAACAGCCTCAAATAGGGGGTCTGGGGCAACGCCCCAGCGCGGGGATGCAAGGGGCCGGCGGCGGCCCCTTGCCGCGGGGTACGGGGCCGCGTAGGCCCCGCATGCGTCTCGAGCCGGCTGCAGGGTACGGGGCCGCGCAGGCCCCGAGCGCCACACGCGGGGCGCGGGGCCGCGTAGGCCCCGAGCACCACACACGCGGGGCGCGGGGCCGCGTAGGCCCCGCAAAAACACCTGAAGCCCACCAACCCACTTGCCGAAGTGACGATCTTTCGCTATTATTAGCACTGTCACAAACACACTGCTAAATAGCCCAGATGGAGGTTGAGGGATGACAAGCCAAGCCACCGAGCACCCAGCTACCGAGCCAACGCCCGTACCATTTCGCGCCGAGGTCAAGCAGCTGCTGCATATCCTCGCGCACTCGCTGTACACCGACCGCGAGATCTTCTTGCGTGAGCTGATCTCGAACGCATCCGACGCGCTGTACCGCATGCAGTTCGAGATGCTGACCAACCAGGCGGTGCTCGACCCCGAGGCCGAGCTGGCCATCCGCGTCAGCGGCGACGAGGCCGCCAAGACGGTCACGATCACCGATACCGGCATCGGCATGACCCGCGAGGAGCTGATCGAGAACCTCGGCACGATCGCGCAGTCGGGCGCGCGCGCGTTGATGGAGCGGCTCGAGGCCGGCCAGAAGGGCGAGATCATCGGCCAGTTCGGCGTCGGCTTCTACTCGGCGTTTGTGGTGGCCGACGAAGTCACGGTGATCTCGCGCTCGTTCCACCCCGAGGCCCAGGCCGCGCTGTGGCGCGCCACCGGCGGCGATACCTTCACGATCGAGCCGGCCGAGCAGGCCCAGCGCGGCACCACGATCATCCTGAAGCTGAAGGACGACGCCGGCGAGTTCGCGCAGGATTGGAAGCTGCGCCAGGTGATCAAGAAGCATTCCGACTTCGTGGCCTGGCCGGTGTATGTGGGCGATGAGCGCGCCAACCAGCAGACCGCGCTGTGGCGCCAGGCGCCGCGCAATGTCGAGGCCGAGAAGTACCCCGAGTTCTACCGCCAGCTGACGATGGATTTCGAGCAGCCGCTGCTGCACCTGCACCTCTCGACCGACGCGCCGGTCGATCTGCACACCATCCTGTTCGTGCCGGCGCGCCGCGAGCGCGGCATGATCGAGCGGCGGATCGAGGGTAAGATCAAGCTCTATTCGCGTAAGGTGCTGATCCAGGAAGAGGCCAAGGACCTGCTGCCAAGCTACTACCGCTTCGTCGAGGGTGTGGTCGACAGCGAAGACCTGCC
The sequence above is drawn from the Candidatus Kouleothrix ribensis genome and encodes:
- the htpG gene encoding molecular chaperone HtpG, whose protein sequence is MTSQATEHPATEPTPVPFRAEVKQLLHILAHSLYTDREIFLRELISNASDALYRMQFEMLTNQAVLDPEAELAIRVSGDEAAKTVTITDTGIGMTREELIENLGTIAQSGARALMERLEAGQKGEIIGQFGVGFYSAFVVADEVTVISRSFHPEAQAALWRATGGDTFTIEPAEQAQRGTTIILKLKDDAGEFAQDWKLRQVIKKHSDFVAWPVYVGDERANQQTALWRQAPRNVEAEKYPEFYRQLTMDFEQPLLHLHLSTDAPVDLHTILFVPARRERGMIERRIEGKIKLYSRKVLIQEEAKDLLPSYYRFVEGVVDSEDLPLNVSREMVQSNPAMARIKKTLSGRLTKELSELAEQNATQYAAFWKEFGVFIKEGIAAEYSARTDLLPLLRFHSTSSGDDLTSLADYKGRMVEGQSEIYYVMGNDLESVRRSPHLEALEERGIEALLLVEMMDGFMLTGLREYEGHKLRNVDDPNLTLPGEAKPSEVSVSDEQFAQLVTAFKQQLGERVTSVRASNALRHSPARLVAPDDTPNREMERIQRMLERDFKVPARIIELNRGHQLIANLARLLEAQPGDALAGVLIEQIYESALLIEGLHPNPASMVERIQKLMEAAARPAD